In Helianthus annuus cultivar XRQ/B chromosome 8, HanXRQr2.0-SUNRISE, whole genome shotgun sequence, a single genomic region encodes these proteins:
- the LOC110872059 gene encoding transcription factor MYB62 — MRASKKIISSCNEQLDELRRGPWTLDEDNLLIHYITCHGEGRWNSLAKASGLKRTGKSCRLRWLNYLKPDVKHGNLTPQEQILILELHSKWGNRWSKIAQNLPGRTDNEIKNYWRTKVQKQARHLKIDSNSKIFVEALRQYLVPRLIEKLELSSPSSSSTSTSTMEINHKNFNSQPQSKETLMENTSSNSNIYSSNSKRIMLPYLPENSVQSNGYIVDNNNFDVMSFNQSNTQEFMSSDMPAFEFQMAGIDWTSNEFADDTFWNMDELWQFKK, encoded by the exons ATGAGGGCTTCTAAGAAGATAATAAGTTCTTGCAATGAACAACTTGATGAGCTAAGAAGAGGGCCATGGACACTTGATGAAGACAATCTTCTTATTCATTACATCACTTGTCATGGCGAAGGACGTTGGAATTCGCTAGCGAAAGCTTCAG GGTTAAAGAGAACGGGGAAAAGTTGTAGGCTACGATGGTTGAATTACCTAAAGCCAGATGTTAAACATGGAAATCTTACACCACAAGAACaaatcttgatccttgaactaCATTCCAAGTGGGGTAATAG GTGGTCCAAAATTGCACAAAACTTGCCGGGAAGAACAGATAATGAGATCAAGAACTATTGGAGAACAAAAGTACAAAAACAAGCTCGCCATCTCAAGATCGACTCTAATAGCAAGATATTTGTCGAGGCACTTCGTCAATATTTGGTACCAAGATTGATAGAAAAGCTGGAGCTTAGTTCACCCTCATCATCATCTACTTCAACCTCAACTATGGAAATTAATCACAAGAACTTCAACTCTCAACCACAAAGCAAAGAAACCCTAATGGAGAACACAAGTTCAAACTCGAACATCTATTCATCAAATTCCAAGAGAATTATGCTTCCGTACTTGCCCGAAAATTCAGTCCAAAGCAATGGTTACATTGTGGATAATAATAACTTTGATGTCATGAGTTTCAACCAGTCAAACACGCAAGAATTTATGTCAAGTGACATGCCAGCGTTCGAGTTCCAAATGGCGGGGATTGATTGGACGAGCAATGAGTTCGCGGATGACACCTTTTGGAACATGGATGAATTGTGGCAGTTCAAGAAGTAa